One segment of Halalkalicoccus tibetensis DNA contains the following:
- a CDS encoding acyl-CoA dehydrogenase family protein — MEYDDTERATEFAARTREFVAEEVIPVEREVLGTGPVSEERVESLREAARERGLYAPHLPEKYGGQGLSYRDMLPVFEAAGRSLLGPAALRVEAPDEGNMHTLELVGTEEQKEEWLEPLAAGEIRSGFSMTEPIQGGGSDPKMLETEAEKQGDEWVLDGHKWWTTQGSEADVLIVMARTDHEAHPYAGCSLFLVPSDADGVEIVREIPHMGGELTGTGHAEIRYDDVQIPEENLLGERDEGFTHAQERLGPARLTHCMRYSGMAERALDVAKAYISEREAFGEPIAEKQAPRFTIAEAEIDLHAARTMVRHAARGIDSGREVRIPVAMAKVFAANTVQEVIDDCIQLCGGNGIGKDLPLADFYENVRQFRIIDGADEVHKRVIAREAFEDVDPSEIEAITRYGE, encoded by the coding sequence ATGGAGTACGACGACACGGAACGTGCGACCGAGTTCGCCGCCCGGACCCGCGAGTTCGTCGCCGAGGAAGTGATCCCGGTCGAACGGGAGGTCTTGGGCACCGGTCCCGTCTCCGAGGAGCGGGTCGAATCGCTCCGCGAGGCCGCCCGCGAGCGCGGGCTGTACGCGCCGCACTTACCTGAGAAATACGGCGGGCAGGGCCTGAGCTACCGCGATATGTTACCCGTTTTCGAGGCCGCAGGGAGAAGCCTGCTGGGACCGGCCGCCCTCCGGGTCGAGGCACCCGACGAGGGCAACATGCACACCCTCGAACTGGTCGGTACCGAGGAGCAGAAGGAGGAGTGGCTCGAGCCGCTCGCCGCGGGCGAGATACGGTCGGGCTTCTCGATGACCGAACCCATTCAGGGAGGTGGGTCCGATCCGAAGATGCTCGAAACCGAGGCCGAGAAGCAGGGCGACGAGTGGGTCCTCGACGGACACAAGTGGTGGACCACGCAGGGATCGGAGGCCGACGTGTTGATCGTGATGGCCCGAACGGATCACGAGGCCCACCCCTACGCGGGCTGCTCGCTGTTCCTCGTCCCCAGCGATGCCGACGGGGTGGAGATCGTCCGGGAGATCCCCCACATGGGCGGCGAACTCACGGGAACGGGTCACGCCGAGATCCGCTACGACGACGTCCAGATCCCCGAAGAGAACCTGCTCGGGGAGCGCGACGAGGGGTTCACCCACGCCCAGGAACGACTGGGGCCCGCCCGCCTGACCCATTGCATGCGCTACTCGGGGATGGCAGAACGCGCGCTCGACGTCGCGAAGGCCTACATCAGCGAGCGCGAGGCCTTCGGCGAGCCGATCGCCGAGAAGCAGGCCCCCCGCTTTACGATCGCCGAGGCCGAGATCGACCTCCACGCCGCGCGGACGATGGTGCGCCACGCCGCCCGCGGGATCGACTCGGGCCGCGAGGTCCGGATCCCGGTCGCGATGGCGAAGGTGTTCGCCGCCAACACCGTCCAGGAAGTGATCGACGACTGCATCCAGCTCTGTGGGGGCAACGGGATCGGCAAGGACCTCCCGCTTGCGGACTTCTACGAGAACGTCCGCCAGTTCCGGATCATCGACGGCGCCGACGAGGTCCACAAGCGCGTGATCGCCCGCGAGGCCTTCGAGGACGTCGACCCCTCGGAGATCGAGGCGATCACCCGCTACGGGGAGTAG
- a CDS encoding phosphotransferase family protein — MTDTSETYFERLVDEETLASYLEGELGPAERYSVSHHQEGHSNETLFVTWGEKELVIRRPPPGETADTAHDVLREYRVMDALQGTDVPLPDTLLACEDHDVIGSDFYVMARVEGDVLRESEPERFANHREAVGHELVDSLVAIHGVEPEAVGLGEFGRPAGYTDRQVERWGKQIEWASQVTSEERAVPTLGKVGDWLEANRPESHPHTLVHGDYKLDNVVFAPGTPPNLVAVLDWEMSTLGDPLADLGWMLSYWRDPKDPEPAVPELTSRFMEREGYPTRRELVARYEEATGIEFEDERFYRALAVYKLAALGEMFFRRYLEGNSDDPMYPKMEERVPALAERARRIVEGEEPL, encoded by the coding sequence ATGACCGATACGAGCGAGACGTACTTCGAGCGCCTCGTCGACGAGGAGACCCTGGCCAGCTATCTCGAGGGCGAGCTCGGCCCTGCAGAGCGCTACTCGGTCTCCCATCATCAGGAAGGTCACTCCAACGAGACGCTGTTCGTGACGTGGGGCGAAAAGGAGTTAGTGATCCGTCGCCCGCCGCCGGGCGAGACCGCCGACACCGCCCACGACGTGCTCCGCGAGTACAGGGTGATGGACGCGCTGCAGGGGACGGACGTCCCGCTTCCCGACACCCTGTTGGCCTGCGAGGACCACGACGTGATCGGCAGCGACTTCTACGTGATGGCGCGCGTCGAGGGCGACGTCCTGCGCGAGAGCGAGCCCGAGCGGTTCGCGAACCATCGGGAGGCGGTCGGTCACGAGCTCGTCGACTCGCTGGTCGCCATCCACGGGGTCGAGCCCGAGGCGGTGGGGTTGGGGGAGTTCGGCCGGCCCGCAGGCTACACCGACCGGCAGGTCGAGCGCTGGGGGAAACAGATCGAGTGGGCCTCGCAGGTCACGAGCGAGGAGCGGGCGGTGCCGACACTGGGAAAGGTCGGCGACTGGCTCGAGGCCAATCGTCCGGAGTCGCATCCCCACACGCTGGTCCACGGCGACTACAAGCTCGACAACGTGGTGTTCGCACCCGGGACGCCGCCGAACCTGGTGGCGGTCCTCGACTGGGAGATGAGCACCCTGGGCGATCCGCTTGCGGATCTGGGCTGGATGCTGTCGTACTGGCGCGACCCGAAGGACCCCGAGCCCGCCGTCCCGGAGCTCACCTCACGGTTCATGGAGCGGGAGGGGTATCCCACTCGGCGCGAACTGGTCGCGCGCTACGAGGAGGCGACGGGGATCGAGTTCGAGGACGAACGGTTCTACCGGGCGCTCGCGGTCTACAAGCTCGCCGCGCTGGGCGAGATGTTCTTCCGGCGCTATCTGGAGGGCAACTCCGACGACCCGATGTACCCGAAGATGGAGGAGCGCGTTCCCGCGCTGGCCGAGCGAGCACGGCGGATCGTCGAGGGCGAGGAGCCGCTGTAG
- a CDS encoding pyridoxal phosphate-dependent aminotransferase, protein MTEFSRRVEDVSISGIREVFEAAGEEAINLGLGQPDFPTPEHARRAAIDAIESGAVDGYTSNKGTRELREAISEKYDRDYSLAVDPEDVIATSGGSEALHLAIEAHVDPGQEVLFPDPGFVSYDALTRIAGGTPNPLELREDLTLDPETVEAAITDDTVAFVVNSPANPTGAVQSEEDMREFARIADANDVLCISDEVYEHIVFEGKHRSPMEFAETDNVVVVSACSKSYSMTGWRLGWIAGSNRRIERMLRVHQYAQACASAPAQYAAEAALSGPQDPVEEMVAAFEERRDLVLDGLADMGLETPTPQGAFYAMPEVPEGWVEEVVDRGVVVVPGEAFGENGAGYARLSYATGTEELEEALGIMREATRAVR, encoded by the coding sequence ATGACGGAGTTCTCACGGCGAGTCGAGGACGTGTCGATCAGCGGCATCCGCGAGGTGTTCGAGGCCGCGGGCGAGGAGGCGATCAACCTCGGGCTCGGCCAGCCCGACTTCCCGACGCCCGAGCACGCCCGCCGGGCCGCGATCGACGCGATCGAATCGGGCGCCGTCGACGGCTACACCTCGAACAAGGGGACCCGCGAGCTCCGGGAGGCCATCAGCGAGAAGTACGACCGGGACTACTCGCTCGCGGTCGATCCCGAGGACGTCATCGCCACCTCCGGAGGCAGCGAGGCGCTGCATCTGGCGATCGAGGCCCACGTCGACCCCGGTCAGGAGGTGCTCTTTCCGGACCCTGGGTTCGTCTCCTACGACGCGCTGACCCGAATCGCGGGCGGGACCCCGAACCCCCTCGAACTGCGCGAGGACCTCACGCTCGATCCAGAAACCGTCGAGGCGGCGATCACCGACGACACCGTCGCCTTCGTCGTCAACAGCCCCGCCAATCCGACGGGAGCCGTCCAGAGCGAGGAGGACATGCGCGAGTTCGCCCGGATCGCGGACGCTAACGACGTGCTCTGTATCTCCGACGAGGTCTACGAGCACATCGTCTTCGAGGGGAAGCACCGCTCGCCGATGGAGTTCGCCGAGACGGACAACGTCGTCGTCGTGAGCGCCTGCTCGAAGAGCTACTCGATGACCGGCTGGCGGCTGGGCTGGATCGCCGGGAGCAATCGGAGAATCGAGCGCATGCTCCGGGTTCACCAGTACGCACAAGCCTGTGCGAGCGCGCCCGCCCAGTACGCCGCCGAGGCCGCCCTCTCGGGCCCCCAGGACCCCGTCGAGGAGATGGTCGCGGCCTTCGAGGAGCGCCGGGACCTCGTGCTCGACGGACTGGCCGACATGGGTCTCGAGACCCCCACGCCCCAGGGGGCGTTCTACGCGATGCCGGAGGTGCCCGAGGGCTGGGTCGAGGAGGTCGTCGACCGGGGCGTCGTCGTCGTTCCCGGCGAGGCCTTCGGCGAGAACGGGGCGGGCTACGCGCGCCTCTCGTATGCGACGGGCACCGAGGAACTGGAGGAGGCCCTCGGGATCATGCGCGAGGCGACGCGGGCGGTGCGCTGA
- a CDS encoding MMPL family transporter, which produces MRAAERLIELVTERSRVVIAVFLVLTLLMGSGVAAIEQSSSLDQFQTESEEADKQEYIDERFGADENTTTAQLIVRDDDALSKESLLATLELQEEFREDERINGTLVDEPFGDLASIIATAAIQEERGDELGERSDELEQRGDELETRSEALEAEADAIETESEELEADGEAVEEDTAELEADAAELEERRAGIEEEQADLEAQYQAGEIDDEEYEARGADLAERGEAIEEDAAELEERQAALEERGEALEEREEELEERADELEAEGEELENEADALEEEGDALEDEGEAISEIDPDTDEQIAQLESMDQSEIDDVVTTVLDEDAPREVFAFLPTDYEPGSTTADARAIYVTQDTADDAVIDGEAPPALVDAQLAMADVVEERFGADGFVFGSGIITDEIDRSLTDSLGVVLPLALGFVVVVLAIAYRDPLDIVLGGAGIAAVLLWTFGFMGWAGIAFNQIMIAVPVLLIGLSIDYAIHVFMRHREQRETQRVSESERGATTREQRAGGDEGTRRSMAVVLSGLGIALIWVTATAVIGFLSNLVSPVAPIREFGVASAFGIVSALLVFGLLIPAAKVELDAVLEARGYDRRRRAFGTGGGATGGFLSLGARGARRVPWAVIAVALLLTAGGAYGAAGVDTTFEQEDFIADDPPAWMKSLPGPLAVGDYDSKANLEYVNENFLREDSQTEVLVEGEITRADTLERLAEELAVGSESAVVLSSGEADVRSPLATMETVAEEDEAFEEVFTAADTTGNGVPDENVEAVYDALFAADAEAAEEVVYRTDAGEYESFRLVLSVQGSASTDLATEETRAVAAILDGDGLSATATGQLIVFGIVEDELLQTVIESMLVTLVAVFAFLMLAYRWANGSALLGAVTLLPIVFSVAWILGTMYALGIPFNVMTGTITSLTIGLGVAYNVHMTERFLIERERGADTWGALDRAVTGTGGALLGSAATTVGGFGVLVFAILPPLQQFGLITGLTIVYAFLGSVFVLPSLLAVWARYLGPDRGHTIEAETAVPAGGSD; this is translated from the coding sequence GTGCGCGCAGCCGAGCGTCTGATCGAACTCGTTACGGAACGCAGCCGGGTCGTGATCGCGGTCTTCCTGGTCCTCACGCTGCTGATGGGAAGCGGCGTCGCCGCGATCGAGCAGTCCTCGTCGCTGGACCAGTTCCAGACCGAGAGCGAGGAGGCCGACAAACAGGAGTACATCGACGAGCGGTTCGGCGCCGACGAGAACACCACGACCGCCCAGCTGATCGTCCGCGACGACGACGCCCTCTCGAAGGAGTCACTGCTCGCGACCCTCGAGCTCCAGGAGGAGTTCCGGGAGGACGAGAGGATAAACGGGACGCTCGTAGACGAGCCCTTCGGCGACCTCGCGAGCATCATCGCCACGGCCGCGATCCAGGAGGAGCGCGGCGACGAGCTCGGCGAGCGATCCGACGAGCTCGAACAGCGCGGCGACGAGCTGGAGACGCGAAGCGAGGCGCTGGAAGCCGAGGCCGACGCCATCGAGACAGAGAGTGAGGAGCTCGAAGCCGACGGCGAGGCCGTAGAGGAGGACACGGCGGAGCTCGAGGCCGATGCTGCCGAACTCGAGGAACGCCGGGCGGGGATCGAGGAAGAGCAAGCCGACCTCGAGGCCCAGTATCAGGCGGGGGAGATCGACGACGAGGAGTACGAGGCCCGGGGCGCCGACCTCGCCGAGCGCGGCGAAGCCATAGAGGAGGACGCCGCCGAACTCGAGGAACGTCAGGCCGCCCTCGAGGAGCGAGGGGAGGCCTTGGAGGAGCGCGAGGAGGAACTCGAGGAACGTGCCGACGAACTCGAGGCCGAGGGCGAGGAGCTCGAGAACGAGGCTGACGCCCTCGAGGAGGAGGGCGACGCCCTGGAGGACGAGGGCGAGGCGATCTCGGAGATCGATCCCGACACCGACGAGCAGATCGCCCAGCTCGAGTCGATGGATCAGTCCGAGATCGACGACGTGGTCACGACGGTGCTCGACGAGGACGCGCCCCGAGAGGTCTTCGCCTTCCTGCCGACCGACTACGAGCCGGGTTCGACGACCGCCGACGCCAGGGCGATCTACGTCACCCAAGACACCGCCGACGACGCGGTGATCGACGGCGAGGCGCCGCCGGCGCTGGTCGACGCCCAGCTCGCGATGGCCGACGTCGTCGAGGAGCGCTTCGGCGCCGACGGCTTCGTCTTCGGCTCGGGGATCATCACCGACGAGATCGACCGCTCGCTGACCGATAGCCTAGGGGTCGTCCTGCCGCTGGCGCTCGGGTTCGTCGTCGTCGTGCTGGCGATCGCCTACCGCGACCCGCTGGACATCGTCCTCGGGGGCGCGGGCATCGCCGCAGTGTTGCTGTGGACGTTCGGCTTCATGGGCTGGGCCGGGATCGCGTTCAACCAGATCATGATCGCGGTCCCCGTCCTGCTGATCGGGCTGTCGATCGACTACGCGATCCACGTCTTCATGCGCCACCGCGAGCAGCGCGAGACGCAACGCGTCTCGGAGAGCGAGCGGGGAGCGACGACCCGCGAGCAGCGCGCCGGAGGGGACGAGGGGACCCGCCGCTCGATGGCGGTCGTCCTCTCGGGGCTCGGGATCGCGCTGATCTGGGTGACGGCGACCGCGGTGATCGGCTTCCTCTCGAACCTCGTCAGCCCGGTCGCCCCGATCCGGGAGTTCGGGGTCGCGAGCGCGTTCGGCATCGTCTCCGCCCTGCTGGTGTTCGGGCTGCTGATCCCCGCGGCGAAGGTCGAGCTCGACGCCGTCCTCGAGGCGCGCGGCTACGACCGGAGACGGCGGGCGTTCGGCACCGGCGGCGGCGCGACCGGGGGCTTCCTCTCGCTCGGCGCCCGGGGCGCCCGGCGGGTCCCGTGGGCCGTGATCGCCGTTGCACTCCTGCTCACGGCGGGCGGGGCCTACGGCGCGGCGGGCGTCGACACCACCTTCGAGCAGGAGGACTTCATCGCCGACGACCCGCCCGCGTGGATGAAGAGCCTGCCGGGCCCGCTCGCGGTCGGCGACTACGACTCGAAGGCGAACCTCGAGTACGTCAACGAGAACTTCCTGCGCGAGGACAGCCAAACGGAGGTGCTCGTCGAGGGCGAGATCACGCGCGCGGACACCCTCGAACGGCTCGCCGAGGAGCTGGCCGTCGGCAGCGAGTCGGCGGTCGTCCTCTCCAGCGGCGAGGCCGACGTCAGAAGTCCGTTGGCGACGATGGAGACCGTCGCCGAGGAGGACGAGGCGTTCGAGGAAGTCTTCACGGCGGCCGACACCACCGGAAACGGCGTGCCCGACGAGAATGTGGAGGCGGTCTACGACGCGCTGTTCGCGGCCGACGCCGAGGCCGCAGAGGAGGTCGTCTACCGGACCGACGCGGGCGAGTACGAGTCGTTCCGGCTCGTGCTCTCGGTGCAGGGGTCGGCCTCGACAGACCTCGCGACCGAGGAGACCCGCGCGGTCGCCGCGATCCTCGACGGCGACGGGCTCTCGGCGACGGCGACGGGCCAGCTGATCGTCTTCGGGATCGTCGAGGACGAGCTCCTCCAGACGGTCATCGAGAGCATGCTCGTCACCCTCGTGGCGGTGTTCGCCTTCCTCATGCTCGCCTACCGGTGGGCCAACGGCAGCGCGCTCCTGGGCGCCGTCACCCTGCTGCCGATCGTCTTCTCGGTCGCGTGGATCCTCGGGACGATGTACGCGCTGGGGATCCCCTTTAACGTGATGACCGGGACGATCACAAGCCTCACGATCGGGCTGGGCGTCGCCTACAACGTCCACATGACCGAGCGGTTCCTGATCGAGCGCGAGCGCGGCGCCGACACCTGGGGCGCCCTCGATCGCGCCGTCACGGGGACCGGCGGGGCGTTGCTGGGAAGCGCCGCGACGACGGTCGGCGGGTTTGGCGTGCTCGTCTTCGCGATCCTCCCGCCCCTCCAGCAGTTCGGCCTCATCACGGGCCTGACGATCGTCTACGCCTTCCTCGGCAGCGTGTTCGTCCTGCCGAGCCTGCTCGCCGTCTGGGCGCGCTATCTCGGCCCGGACCGCGGACACACGATCGAGGCCGAGACGGCCGTCCCCGCCGGCGGGTCGGATTAG
- a CDS encoding proteasome assembly chaperone family protein: MAQVTVHDDSIQLSEPYLVEGLPGVGLVGKIATDHLIEQFSMTHYASVHCEGVPRIGVYHEEDDELKPPVRLYADPDRDLLALQSEVPVSGGDTSEFAGCVSGWLAERSVTPIYLSGRPAEKDGSPEVYGVATGDAAHHLDRAGIVPPRETGFISGPTGALLNQATRDDIGSVGLVVESDPKFPDPEAARALIQAGIAPITGIEADVDELIDQAEQIRSQREQLAERMQQVDEEESTQATPLGMYQ, from the coding sequence ATGGCCCAGGTTACCGTCCACGACGACTCGATCCAGCTATCGGAGCCGTACCTCGTCGAGGGGTTGCCGGGGGTGGGGTTGGTCGGCAAGATCGCCACCGACCACCTGATCGAGCAGTTCTCGATGACCCACTACGCCAGCGTCCACTGCGAGGGGGTCCCCCGGATCGGCGTCTACCACGAGGAGGACGACGAGCTCAAGCCGCCGGTCAGGCTCTACGCCGACCCCGACCGGGACCTGCTGGCCCTCCAGAGCGAGGTCCCGGTCTCCGGCGGGGACACCTCGGAGTTCGCCGGCTGCGTCTCGGGCTGGCTCGCCGAACGGTCGGTGACGCCGATCTACCTCAGCGGCCGGCCCGCGGAGAAGGACGGTTCGCCCGAGGTCTACGGCGTCGCGACCGGCGACGCCGCCCACCACCTCGATCGCGCCGGGATCGTCCCGCCCCGGGAGACGGGCTTCATCAGCGGGCCGACCGGCGCGCTGCTCAACCAGGCGACCCGGGACGACATCGGGAGCGTCGGCCTGGTCGTCGAGAGCGACCCCAAGTTCCCCGACCCTGAGGCCGCCCGCGCGCTGATCCAGGCCGGCATCGCGCCGATCACCGGGATCGAGGCCGACGTCGACGAGCTGATCGATCAGGCCGAACAGATCCGAAGCCAGCGCGAGCAGCTCGCCGAACGCATGCAACAGGTCGACGAGGAGGAGAGCACGCAGGCCACACCCCTCGGGATGTACCAGTAG